ACTTGTGAAGATGGGGTTATTTAACCGCTTACATATCAAATATCAGGTTAGCGCCTGCTATAAGCCCTCTTTCAACAGTCCACCGCTTAGAAAGGGAGTTTTTTAAATCTTCTATTGTAAGGTCTTTATAATGAGACAATTCTTCTACAACAGTGTCAAGCTCTTTGAGTCTTGCGATAATATGTTCAGGTTTAAATACCAATGCCCAGATTTTCCTTTAAACGGATTAGCTGCTTATTTCTTACCGGGCCGAAGTCCTGATATTGTTTTATTATCTTCATCTCAAACAGATTTTCAGTATCTTCATTTTGACTGAAAAGCATTTTCCCAGTGCTAATCACCTCAAAAGAAATGAGAACAGGAGCAGCCTTTAGATTTACAATATCAACCCTCGAAGTACCAAGCTTTTTATGAATCTCTCTCCGGATATCATCAAAGTCTCCTTCATATAAGAGGGCAATATCAACATCATTCCCTTGAGTATGTAACAGTGAGCCGAAAAGATAGGCAAGCATGACCCCTTTTTCATTAAAAAGGGAAGGCAGCATATCTATCCTTTCCATGATGTCAGGTGGAAGCGGTTTAGTCTTGTGCCAGCGTTCTTTTATTCCCATAAAATATTTCTCAAGTATTAAAAATATGGATTTGTTATTTCAGGGTCAGGATAGCAATATGAGAGTTATGTGTCAACCGATGAAGCTGTTTTTAAAATTAATGTACACTATCTTTTGTATATTTCTTTATAAGCTCGGCAAATCGTTTATCTCTTCTATTACAATTTTTCTGAATATCCGTTCATTTCTCAACATCACAACTTTGTACTATACTTTAAGTTGACCTCTACTCAAAACTTATATTAACCCAGACCTCATTATTCTGAAAATCCTTATCAGACGAGAAGTCGAAGTTATCCACTTTCTGGTATGTGTAATTTAGAGATAGTTCTATTCCTTGCTTGAGCTTTATATCCGCTCCTGCCGAGTAGTCATTGGCTTCCCGCCAAATGACGGGGATACCATCAAAACGGCCGGCTCTATTACGCTCATAGCTAAGAAAACCTTTCATATCTGCTGTTAAATATTTCTCCCATTTTATTATAAAGTCATTTGCGTCGGTTCCCATGCCGTGCCCCATAATC
This portion of the Nitrospirota bacterium genome encodes:
- a CDS encoding nucleotidyltransferase domain-containing protein — translated: MGIKERWHKTKPLPPDIMERIDMLPSLFNEKGVMLAYLFGSLLHTQGNDVDIALLYEGDFDDIRREIHKKLGTSRVDIVNLKAAPVLISFEVISTGKMLFSQNEDTENLFEMKIIKQYQDFGPVRNKQLIRLKENLGIGI